The sequence CTTTGGATAAATTAGAATGTTATAAAATTCGACCCAAAGTAATGTAGCAATGAATATGATTACAAAACTTGTGAGCCATGTTTTCAAATTCAGTGTTGTCAAAAAAGGTAGATTGAGGAATCTTCCTACAGGATAAACAAGGAATAAAGAAATCACAAGCAGTAGACGCCAACTGATTTTTTTCTTTTGTGGTGGTGCTAGCTTGCAAGCTGAGATAGAGCTACACATACCTTTAGCAAAAAAACGATGAGTACCTTGAAAATATATGTTATGACTTAGCTCATCCCAAACTTTTGCTAAAGGGCAAATTTTTTCAGATAAACAATTTGGACACAAAAGATTTATATCCTCAGCCCTATGTTTTGAAAATAAAGATTCTGAATACTGTAAATACTCCTCGTCTTTAGTTTCCGTTTTCATTTGCTTTCTGAAAACATTAATTTGTGATTGCATTCTCATTTACCAATTTGTAAGCTGTTGTTTTATCTTGTTTTTAAGTTCCTTAACTTGTACTTCTAATTGCGATTTCAATGTTTCACATTTAGGGATGAGTACAGTTATTATTTGGTTATATGAGTTTCTAGCTATCTGTTGAACCTTTATTTCAACTGAAGATATCCAGTTTTGAAGCTGAGAATGTTTAACTGTATGATTGGAACAATTAATAACATTTTCTAATTCTTGTTTTAGTAGCTCAATTTTTTCTTTTTGTTGTTCAAATATTTGTTTAAATTTACCAAGATCAAAGCATAAATTTAGAATTATTTCACTTGGTTTTTGAATATTTAAAGCATAGATTATTTTCTGCTGCTCTTGAAGTTGTTGTTCTAAAAAATATAGTTGCTGTTGGAAAGACTCTACACTAGTATTAGATGGAGACAGAAATTGCTGAGAAACTTCAACTTGATTTAATTCAGATTGGATATTAACTGATATTGAATAAACATTATTTAAGTGCGATTGTCTTTTAGATAAGTCTAACAGATCTGTCAAAACTTCTCTATTTCCTTGATGAGCCACTTTATCACCTTTTAAAACTGAGTGAAGTAATATAGATGGCTCAATAACTACATCAGGTAAAACTAACCCACTTAATCTATTGATAATTTCTTTACCTTCAACTTCAATATAAGCGCACTCACCATCAATCTCAACTGCTATTGATTGAATATTACTATTAACATTACTTATTTTATAATGTTTAAGTTGACCATTCATGATACTTATATCAGAACCATCAGAGTGAATTATGTTCCCATAATATATTTCAATTAATTCTGGCACATAGCTCTCAGAGAAATTAAATTTATCCCTGAAGTTAACAGTATTAAGGATATCAGTTGGGTATTTTTCTGCAAAGGCTGCTATTTCTGCTGGTAGCTTTGCAATCTGCTGTAAATCAAAATTTGAGAACTGATTTTTTTCATCCATTTAAGAAACTCCTAAGAGGATGCTGGATTGTATAACGCACCAAAGTCATCTGAAGGTGCGTTACGGACAGAGTCTGTAACGCACCCTACTTAGATTTTTTCAACAATCAGATCTGATTGCCATATGACAAATTAAGTTTATTAGGTTTAATGATGACAAGATAGTTTCAACTTTTCAGTCGGAAAAGTTCAGAAGTTAAGGTTGGAAAAAGTCGGATAAAATCATTTAATTAACTTCAATATTTTATTACAGCAGATAAAGTTACTGTAAAAACTAATATATTTGTTCGCTTACTAAATCAGCCAGGCGAGCGCTTCATACGCCTTGATGTAATATCTATTTTGAAATCATTTGTAGAAACGAGACATATCGCGATAGAAATAGTGTATTTTCAACTAATTGAAATAATTTTATCTTCATTGCTTCTGAAAATAAGTAAATAAGCCGACATTTACCAACTACAACTCCCGACTTTATCCGACTGACAAGTCAAAGCCATATTGTCATGATTAGAGCAAAGAAAAGTCAACGACTGTATTACTCAAGGCGGTACTTCAGTTCCGTATAGCTAACTATAGCTAGCGAAGCTAAATAGGCTCTTGCACATGACTTTTCTTGATTGCGTCTACTTATTAATGGAGTTCAATTTATGGAATCCAAATTGTTTACAGAACTATGCGATCGCCAACAGGAACTTATCTGTGGTGGTGGACAACTCATAGCTGCTGATGAGTTTGACTACACAGATTTTGAATATCAAAACGTAAATCTTGCCAAGGTTATTGCTTCAGGTATTAATGGCTCCTTCATCACTAAGGAACTGTCAACTAACTTTGTCTACACTAGTGCCTACGAAGATTTGACGCTGGAATTTGAGCCTGCTGCTAATGGCGACAACGGTGATGACAATGGTAATGGTAATGGTGGTTTTCCTACTCTGCCCACTCTTTAGTTTTTAGTCTTTCTGAAGATGCTCTTAGGCAGAGTTGTGAGTTTGATTAACGAATTCAATCAACTGTACAAATTTCTTCTAGATGGATTCCAGAGCATCCTGATCGAGGAGTAAGTCTTTGGAGTTCTTTTAACAATGTTTGCATTTGATATTTATCACCAAGGTTGAGATCATGGAAACTAAACTTTTTATAGATTTATCTGATAATCAACAAGAGCTTATCTGTGGTGGAGGACAACTTGTAGCTCTTGATGAATTTGATTTTACGGATTTTGAATACCAAAACGTGAATCTTTCCAAGACAATTGCTTCAGGTATTAATGGCTCCTTTATCACTAAGGAATTGTCAACTAACTTTGTCTACACCAGTGCTTACGAAGACCTAATGTTGGAATTTGAATAAATTCCGATAATTTGAGGTAGAGTTGTGAGCTTGGTTAACCAACTAAAGCAACAGTACAAATTTCTCATACATTGATTCCGGAGCAACCGAATAAGGAGTCAGTTTCTGGATTCGGTTCTAGTTAGTATTTGCGTTTTATCAACTTTATCAACGAGGTTAAAACAATGGAAACTAAACTTTTTGTAGAGCTATCTGAGCATCATCAAGAACTTATCTGTGGTGGTGGACAACTCTTGGATCTTGATGAGTTTGACTACACAGATTTTGAGTATCAAAACGTAAATCTTTCCAAGACAATTGCTTCAGGTATTAATGGTTCATTCATCACCAAGGAATTGTCAACTAACTTTGTCTTCACTAGTGCCTACGAAGACCTAATGTTGGAATTTGAGCCTACTGCTAATGGCGTCGTTAATGGCAATGGTAATGGTGAGGAATAGATAGTACAAATTTATCCTCAATGGATTCTAGAGCATCCTAATAAATGAGTAAGTCTCTAGAATCCCAATACGGTTTGGTTAAGATTTCCCTGGCCCTTATAAAAGGGGAAAAGAAGGTTATTATCGCTGCTTGAAAGGAAGGTTGGGGGGATCTGAAAAAGATTCAAGCTTTAACCGAACTGTATTGTCTAAAATCCTTCATAGCAATATTTATATTTTGTCAGTTTATCAATGGGATTGAGACTGTAGAAATTGTCGCTTGTTTACAAGTGTAATTAGTTAGTTCTGCAGGAGACAAAAATGAAGTTAAAAGATATTCCTTTGTCATTAGAGGAACTTACAGATGAGACTGCCACTACTATATCGGGCGGAGTTGGGGTATTTGAGGGAGCGATTGTAATTCCTTGGACACCGCCGAATAAAAGTGCAAAGGTTCCATTTAACGTATTCTCAAGCGATTCGAGCAAATCGAACCGATCTGATGAGTCAGAGAGTCCCGAAGAAACTATTCAGCAGGCTAGCGAGGATATAGAGCTTGGTAGAGATTGGGTTAAAACCGTCAAGAATGCATTCTAAAAATAAGATGCAATCTTTGAGTGTATGCAACAAGATAGTTATTTAGGCAACTATTTAAGTGATTCATAACAGCCAAATAATAACAAATTTGAGGTATTAATATGTCTCTTTCAATAATTCCTTTTCCAGAATTATTAATGGAGTTGTCTGAAGAGCAACAGGAAATAATAGCTGGTGGCGAAGTAGTGATCGTCAAGGAATATAATGAAGAACGTACATACGAAGATTCATCACAAGCAGATTCATCTTCATCACCAACAAGTACAGAAGAAGAGGAAGAAGAAAGCTGCTCCTGCTTTCCTTTTAATAATTTTCCCACCTTAACGACACCTTTTAGAGTTAATGGTCGTGTTGCTCCTAGAAGAAGGTCGCTATTTTGATAGTTTGCCTCTTATTTCCCCTGATTAATTTTTTAATTCAATGTTGATGTGAGCAACAAAAGAGAAAAGTAAGGAAGTAAATCTTTAGTCTTCCCAAACATTTTTTAGTTCACAATGACTAACATCTATTATCCAAACCAGCCTTCTGTTCTCAATCCAGATCAACTCCAACTTCCTCCAGTTGAAAAAGATGAGTTTCTTCCCCGGATTGGTTCCTGGGCAATCATTGGGGGACTGTTTTTGGTTGGCACATTTGGAGCAGCTATTTCAATATCGGCCGTTCTTAATTACAATGTAGCCGTTAAAGTTCCGGCAACCATTCGTTTTGCTGGAGAACTGCGTTTAATTCAGTCTGCGATCGCAGGAACCGTTGACAACATAGAAGTTGGAGAAAATCAGATTGTTGAACAAGGGGAAGCCATTGCTCGTCTGAACGACTCCGAGCATCAGATTAAAAAAAGCCAACTGCAAGAGAGCATTCGGCAGATGTGGTTGCAGTTAGGTCGTATAGATGCTCAAATCGGAAGTTTAGATACACAGCTTTTAGCTCAATCCGATTTCTTAAAACGAACCCTCACTTCTGCTCAAGCAGATTTGGCAAATAACCAACGCAACTTTCGAGATTTGCAAGTGACAACAAAAGCCGAACTGGCAGAAGCTGAAGTTGCTCTAAAGGTTGCTAAGGAACAGTGGAGACGATTGCACCAGGAAAACGAATTAGAGGCAACTTTGCATGAAGCCGAGGCTAACTTAAAAATTGCCAAGACTCAGCGAGACCGATTAAAGCAGATATTAGCATCGGGGGCTATTTCTCAAAATCTATTTGAAGAAAAAGAACAGGCTGTGAAGGCAGCAGAGGCGAAACTTTCACAAACTAAAGCATCTGTGAAAAAGCTTTTTGAGGAAAAAGAACAGGCTGTTGAGGTTGCAAAAGCAAGGTTGACAAAGGCAAAAACGGCACTCAACCCCAGCAATGCAATTGTGATTGTGGCGATGGAACGAATTGGTTTGGAGTGGGCTAAAGGTCAAGCAACCTTAGCAGCATTAAATAAAGAGCGAGAGAACCTGATTGAAGGACGCATTGAATTACAAAAGCATTTAGGTCAGATTCAAAAAGAACTAACACAGGTAGAAACTAACTTAGAACAAACAATTATTCGAGCGCCAATAGCTGGCACGCTGCTACAACTAAAGCTTCGCAACCCAGAGCAAGTTGTCCAACCAGGAGAAGCGATCGCCTATATTGCTCCTATCAATACCCCATTACTGATCGAAGCTCAAGTTCCAGCCCAAAATATTGACAACGTAAAACCTGGGCAAAAAGTCAAAATGCAGGTATCCGCTTGTCCTTATACTGACTTTGGTACCCTCCAAGGTACTGTCAAAACGGTTGCTCCCGATGCTCTACCCTCCACTATTACCAAAAATGATGCGCCTGCTACACCCACTGCCTACAAAGTGACTATTCAGCCCCAAACTAACTTTGTTGGAGATGCAAAGCGCCAATGCCAATTGCAAGCAGGTATGGAGGGCAGAGCCGATATTATTTCCCGTCAGGAGACAGTTTTGAAGTTCCTTCTTAGAAAAACTAGATTGATGGTGGATCTGTAACACCTATTCTTAGTTTGTAGTAAGCACGCTTTGTGCTTACTATGAGCAAATAACATTTGTAGCTATTTTTTAGAGAAACGGTATAATACTCCGTCTAATAAAAATTGAACAGCTGGCGCGATTTTCATCACTGATGTCGTGCTATCAGGCTTTTAAGCTCCCGCTTTGTTGAGGTAAGCTTTATGATTCAGTTGCTTAACTCTCGCAACGGTTATAAATGTGTCTTACAGGCTAGTGAGGAAGACTGTGGGGCAGCGTGCGTAGCTTCGATTGCAAAATATTATGGACAAACGATCGCTCTCAACCGCAGTCGGGAAGCTGTTGGTACAGGGCAATTGGGAACTACTCTCCTTGGCTTGAAGCGGGGTATGGAAAGCCTGGGTTTCAATGCTCGCTCTGTCAAAGCTACTCCAGAGTTTGTTGATCACATTCAAGAAGTACCTCTACCAGCGATCGCCCATTGGCGGGGAAATCACTGGGTTGTGCTGTACGGCAAGCGGGGCAAAAAGTACGCGATCGCCGATCCAGCAGTGGGCATCCGCTATCTCAAACGCCAGGATTTTATTGCCGCTTGGAATGGGATTATGCTTCTGGTAGAGCCAGATCCAGAGCGCTTTTTCATTCAACCTCAAGATGAACAAAAAAGTGGTTTTGGCAGATTTCTAAGGCGTGTTTGGCCTTACCGAGGACTGCTAGCAGAGGCATTGCTGATCAATATTGTTTTGGGACTCCTTGCTTTAGGAAACCCAGTCCTGATCCAACTTCTCACTGACGATGTTTTGGTGCGACAAGATACTCAACTACTGACTGTGGTGATAGTAGCTGTTATACTCATGACCTTGTTTAGCAGCACCCTGCGACTGTTGCAAGCTACGATGATTTCTCACTTTGGTCAACGGTTACAACTAGGATTAGTTTTAGAGTTTGGCCGCAAGCTCCTCCAACTGCCCTTGACTTTCTACGAAACTCGTCGCAGTGGTGAGATTACTAGCCGCTTACGGGATATCAATGAAATTAATCAGTTAGTCTCCCAAGTCGTAATCCTGCTACCCAGCCAGTTTTTTGTGGCGGTGGTATCTTTTTGTTTCATGGTGTTTTACAGTTGGAAGCTAACCTTTGCCGTGATGGCGATCGCAGGAGTGATGGCTCTGACAAACCTGCCATTTCTGCCCGTGCTGCGGCAAAAAACCCGTCAACTTTTGGTTTTAGCAGCAGAAAATCAAGGGGTTTTGGTTGAGACTTTTAAAGGCGCTCAGGTTGTCAAAACCACAAATGCCGCTCCCCAGTTTTGGGACGAATTCCAAAGCCGTTTTGGTCGTCTAGCAAATGTTACCTATAGTACCATTCAAATCAGTATTTTTAGTGGAACATTTTCACAATTTGTAGGTGGGATTGGCGGTGTAATTTTACTCGGATTGGGAAGCACGTTAGTCATTTCTAAGGAATTCAGTATTGGTCAATTACTAGCTTTTAATGTTTTGCAGGGTAATGTTTTAGTCTTTTTAGGCACAATATTGGGCTTGACTGATGAGTATTTTCGCGCCCAAACAGCTGTAAATCGACTTGTAGAGGTAATAGATGCTA is a genomic window of Chlorogloeopsis sp. ULAP01 containing:
- a CDS encoding peptidase domain-containing ABC transporter, giving the protein MIQLLNSRNGYKCVLQASEEDCGAACVASIAKYYGQTIALNRSREAVGTGQLGTTLLGLKRGMESLGFNARSVKATPEFVDHIQEVPLPAIAHWRGNHWVVLYGKRGKKYAIADPAVGIRYLKRQDFIAAWNGIMLLVEPDPERFFIQPQDEQKSGFGRFLRRVWPYRGLLAEALLINIVLGLLALGNPVLIQLLTDDVLVRQDTQLLTVVIVAVILMTLFSSTLRLLQATMISHFGQRLQLGLVLEFGRKLLQLPLTFYETRRSGEITSRLRDINEINQLVSQVVILLPSQFFVAVVSFCFMVFYSWKLTFAVMAIAGVMALTNLPFLPVLRQKTRQLLVLAAENQGVLVETFKGAQVVKTTNAAPQFWDEFQSRFGRLANVTYSTIQISIFSGTFSQFVGGIGGVILLGLGSTLVISKEFSIGQLLAFNVLQGNVLVFLGTILGLTDEYFRAQTAVNRLVEVIDATPETLGDTQKPFAIIPGDADICCSNINFHHAGRVDLLNDFSLTLPGGEAIALIGKSGCGKSTLAKLIAGLYQPQSGNIRIGFYNMQDLSLECLRQQIVYVPQEPHFWSRSILENFRLGSPYISFEEIVKACQIADADSFISQLPNNYQTVLGEFGANLSGGQRQRLAIARAIVSDPPILIMDESTASLDPVSEAQILERLLAHRQGKTTILITHRPRVINYCDWVVLLEQGRLKLQGPRLELQSVPGDHLKFLTP
- a CDS encoding bacteriocin, with translation MSLSIIPFPELLMELSEEQQEIIAGGEVVIVKEYNEERTYEDSSQADSSSSPTSTEEEEEESCSCFPFNNFPTLTTPFRVNGRVAPRRRSLF
- a CDS encoding HlyD family efflux transporter periplasmic adaptor subunit codes for the protein MTNIYYPNQPSVLNPDQLQLPPVEKDEFLPRIGSWAIIGGLFLVGTFGAAISISAVLNYNVAVKVPATIRFAGELRLIQSAIAGTVDNIEVGENQIVEQGEAIARLNDSEHQIKKSQLQESIRQMWLQLGRIDAQIGSLDTQLLAQSDFLKRTLTSAQADLANNQRNFRDLQVTTKAELAEAEVALKVAKEQWRRLHQENELEATLHEAEANLKIAKTQRDRLKQILASGAISQNLFEEKEQAVKAAEAKLSQTKASVKKLFEEKEQAVEVAKARLTKAKTALNPSNAIVIVAMERIGLEWAKGQATLAALNKERENLIEGRIELQKHLGQIQKELTQVETNLEQTIIRAPIAGTLLQLKLRNPEQVVQPGEAIAYIAPINTPLLIEAQVPAQNIDNVKPGQKVKMQVSACPYTDFGTLQGTVKTVAPDALPSTITKNDAPATPTAYKVTIQPQTNFVGDAKRQCQLQAGMEGRADIISRQETVLKFLLRKTRLMVDL
- a CDS encoding CTB family bacteriocin, with translation METKLFIDLSDNQQELICGGGQLVALDEFDFTDFEYQNVNLSKTIASGINGSFITKELSTNFVYTSAYEDLMLEFE
- a CDS encoding CTB family bacteriocin; this translates as METKLFVELSEHHQELICGGGQLLDLDEFDYTDFEYQNVNLSKTIASGINGSFITKELSTNFVFTSAYEDLMLEFEPTANGVVNGNGNGEE
- a CDS encoding CTB family bacteriocin — its product is MESKLFTELCDRQQELICGGGQLIAADEFDYTDFEYQNVNLAKVIASGINGSFITKELSTNFVYTSAYEDLTLEFEPAANGDNGDDNGNGNGGFPTLPTL